A stretch of DNA from Halobacillus litoralis:
CGCTGCTCCAAGCAATGTTTGAGCTCCGATTTCACGTAGAGTTTCACGATCCATGCCTTCTGCACGACCCGTTTCTTCAATGTGTTCCATCAAGTAATAGAAGTAAGCTGGTCCGCTTCCCGCAATCCCTGTAAAGACGTCCATTTTATCTTCTTCAATGACGAAAACTTCGCCAATAGATTTCAATAGTTCTTTGGCAACAAGTACATTGTTCATATCCGCAAAACGTCCTGGCGTGATGGCTGTCGCAGATTCACGAAGCATACTTGAAGTATTCGGCATGACACGGATGACTTGCTGTCCTTCATTTAATCGTTCTTCCATATAAGATGTTGAGATTCCCGCAAGTACAGAAACAAGCACTTGGTTTGCTGTCAGTTTATCTTTCAAATCGGCAAGTACAGCATCAATATCTTTCGGCTTCATCGCCAAAATGAACTGATCGACTTCTGCAAAGTTCAATTCATCTTTTAATACCGTGCGTACGCCGTATTTATGATTGATTTTATTTAAACGTTCTTGATTACTTCTATTGGTCACGATGATGTTCTCAGCTGGAATATTACCGGATTCCACCATGCCTGAAATCATCGCTTCAGCCATTGAGCCTGCACCTAGAAAAGCAATCGTTTGTTTAATCATATTGGGTTAATCTCTCCCGTTCGCATTTTTTGTTCGCTTTATTTAAGACGTTTTTCATCATAACATTGGGCAAATCTTATTCAAGGGGTTTTAGGCAAGTCGGGTCTATATACGCCAATTAGTTAGTGTAAACGGTTTCATGGAGAGGTATTTCCAATTCATCGCTTCTCATCGCAAATAATCTCGTCTCAGACATATATTTGCGGGTTTAATTTTCAAGAAAAGCCGGAGAAAGCAAAATTGAGGGAATTATCAGACTTTATTTTTCGTAAGAACATATAAAAAAACCATCCGTTGAGGATTTCAACAGATGGTCATTTTTCATTAATGAAATGATTCAGTTTTGCCAGTTGCTGGTTTAACTCCCCGATCGGAACAAAGCGGGCTTTGCGGAATAGTTCTTTGCCTTCAGAATAGATCAAAACGGCTGGTACCGTCATGACTGAAAACTCTCCCGCCACTTGTGGGATTTTATCAGCGTCCACATGTCTGGACACAATTTCAGGATAGTCTTTCAACAAGTTTTCGACTTGAGGAAGCAAACCATGACAAACTGAACATCCGGGCCTGGATACATAAACAATCGAAAGCGGATGTTCATGAACAAATCCCTGTAGTTCTTCAATGGTGTTTACGGATTCCACTTTTCTCACCTCTGTTCCATTATATCAAGGAATAGATCAAAATGCCTGCATGGGGACTTAATTCAAACGATCAGGATGAACGTGTTGGTGTTGCTTCGTTTCTACTTCCTTAAATAAATCTTCAGCAGGAGGTTTCGTTGTCGGTATTTGTGTGGCCTGATTTGGGTTTAACATCTGTTTTAACGAAAGAATTTGTTGGTATAAGTCATCGATGTCCTGCTTTGTCGCTGGTCTTTTATGTTCTTTAAACTCATACCCGACCTGCCCGTTTGGTTCCAGGGTCGCCGATTTAAGGTCTGCAATGGAAGTGACGTTGCTCTGCCGTAACTTCATCTCTAACTGATCGACAGTAAAACGCAGTTTCTTTATATTCTTTTCATTTAACTGCCCATTTTCAATTATGGAAACAGACCTGCCTGTGAGGAAACGTTCCATGAAATCGAATTTCACCTGGCTGAATTCCATAACCATCAGAGTAAGGACAAGCACCCCCCCCACGCCGAATGTCACCCATATATTTTCCCCCCGCCACAGGTTGGATGAGTAAGGAACCGATCGCAATCATAATGACCGTTTGTGATAACGTCATCTGTGATATGGATTTCCGACCGGCAATACGAAGAATGATTGTCCCTACAATAATAATGAGAACCGCTTTCCAAATCCAATCCATCATTGATCACCTCTATTTCGTATGTTCACCTAAATAAACCAAGATATTCGCAAGGAAAGGATTGCAAAAGGAAATGCTTTCCGCTATAATCTTTTCAAATATCGAAATTCTAGGAAAAAGAGAGTAGCCACCAGAAACAGACCAGCGACTCAGGGGTGGTGGAAGCCTGAGCAGGATTTCAGTAGTGAAACGGACTTTTGAGAAGCTTTCCTGAATGATGGAGTAGGGAAAAGCCGGGGACGCCCCCGTTAACAACGTCGAGTGGCTGTACGACAGCTATAAGAGTGGTACCGCGAGCACAAACCTCGTCTCTTTTTTAGAGACGAGGTTTTTTTATTTTTATGGAGGTGTCGTTTATGGAAAAACAAATACTAGCCCTGCAAATCGCTCATATCCTTGGGGAGGAATATCCACGGGAGTGGGTGCAGCAACAGATTGAAACCCCTAAACAGTCCAGCCATGGCGACCTGGCTTTTCCTTGTTTCCCGCTGGCAAAGACGTTGAAAAAAAGTCCGCATCTGATTGCTGAGGACGTTTCCAGTCATTTGAAACATCCGATCTTTAAAAAAGTGCAGACAGTAGGCGGCTACGTTAATATTTTTCTTGATCAGGGGTTTGTCGCCGACCATACGTTGAACCAGTTTTACCAAGACCCAGAAGCCTATGGGGCTCACGAATTTGGAAATGGAAAGACTGTCGTCCTTGATATGTCAGCTCCGAATATTGCCAAACCTTTCTCCATGGGCCATTTAAGATCCACGGTCATTGGAAATGCTCTCTCCAACCTTGCTCAAAAATGTGGATATGAAACGGTGAAGATCAATTACATCGGAGACTATGGCACACAGTTCGGAAAGCTATTAGCCGCTTATCTCAAATGGGGGAAAGAAGAAAGTCTCAAGCATAATCCGATTCAAGAATTGACTCGAGTGTATGTAAAGTTCCACCATGCTTCAAAAGAAGACCCCTCCTTCATTGAGGAAGGTAGAGAATGGTTCAAGAAATTGGAGGATAATGATGAGGAGGCGGTTGCCTTATGGAAATGGTTCAAAGCCGTTTCACTGGAAGAGTTTGAGAAGATTTATAATCTCTTAGGCATCACCTTCGACTTGACCCGAGGCGAAGCCTACTATAATGACAAAATGGATACGACCATCGACATGTTGCAGGAAAAAGGGATGTTGGAAAAATCAGAAGGCGCTCAAGTCGTCCGGCTGGATGAGGAAGAATTACCTCCCTGCCTGATTCGAAAAAGTAATGGAACGACGATATATGCCACGAGAGATTTAACGGCTGCGATTGATCGTAAGCAAACGTATGATTTTGATGAAGCACTCTATGTGGTCGGCCATGAGCAAACCCTTCATTTCCAACAGATCAAGCATGTGTTGAAAAAAGCAGGTTTTGCCTGGGCGGATCAATTAAAACATATCTCCTTTGGAATGATGCTTCAAGACGGCAAGAAAATGTCTACACGTCAGGGGAAGACCGTTTTACTTGAACAAGCGCTGCAGGAGGCCATTTCCCAAGCTGCGAATAATATTAAAGAGAAGAACCCTGAATTGAAGGACGCTGAAAAGGTCGCGGAACAAGTCGGGGTAGGTGCTGTCATCTTTCACGACCTTAAACACGATCGTCGCAATGATGTGGAATTTTCTTTGGAAGATATGCTTACCTTCGAAGGCCATACGGCTCCATACCTGCAATACACACATGCGCGTACCGTCTCTTTACTAGAAAAAGGGAACTTTAATCCTAATCATCCTGTAACAGACGTCCACGCAGAATCCGCTTGGCCATTAATAAAAACCATTCGCCTTTTCCCAGAGGTGATTGAGAAAGCCTACAAAGAATATGACCCATCCAAGCTTGCTAGACACCTCTTAGATGTCGCACGTCACTTCAATAGTTTTTACGCCCATACAAAAGTGATTGGAAGTGAAGAGGAACAAGCGCTCCTCACATTGATTTATGCGGTTAATTACCAATTAAAAGAGGGTTTGTCCATTCTCGGGATTCAGGCACCTGAAAATATGTAGCATAGAGAATTTTAGCACTTCCTCCTTTCTTCTATTATAATAATAGTAACAAAAGGGAGAGGAGCGCATCCTATGTACCCGATTTATTACGGACTTGCGATCATTGCCTCGGTAGCTGCCTTGATAGGCACGATCGTTATAGCTAAACATGTAAACAAACCTGAAAACACATCGTCACCCGAAGATGACGCCAAGCAGTTGAAAAACGCCGGGAGTGATACAGGGAGCATTCCGTTACTGACGACCATTTACGCCATCACATTTGTCATAACAGCCATTCTTATGTGGATCTTTATTTTTTAACACAGGTAAGGAGAAGAGGTGCGCCTTTTCTCCTTTTTTTGTTTTCATGATGTAGATTTCACAATAAAATTCGCCTGTCTTTCAGGCTCGACCGTTTCTATGTAGTAATCTTCCGCTTTCCAGTACCGTTCTTTGAATTTATCGATATTCTTTCTCGTTTCCTCCCTTTCTCGTAAGAACCTTTCTTCTCTTGGACACTGGACATAGACCACAAAATCAAAAAAGCTTCGCCACTCTTCCCTTTGTAAAAATACACCCTCCACAATAACCAACCTATTCTCTTTTACCAGCGCTTTAAATAAGTCTTCCTTTAACGCTTTGACATCCCATTGCAGAAAATAATATTCGTACCATTGTTCATACCCAGTATTGTATCTCTTCTCTCTTTCCACAACGTAATCATCGATATGATACGTAACGACTGGAAAAGACGATTTCTGGAGTTCCTTTTCTATTTTCTCTGTAAGCGTCGTTTTCCCTGAACGACTCAAACCATCGATTCCTAATACAAATCTTTTCCCTTCATCTAATGAAGGAATTCTTCGAAGGATCTCTCCCACCACCCTCTCCCCCTCCTTTCGTTATTGTTTTATTAACGTATATGGCAGGATTGTGTAAGACTCAATTTCGAGATGTTTGTGTGCGTGTAGGGGCTCTGGGAAACAGTTCGCTTTCCATGGGGCGGGCGGTGAGCCTCCTCGGACTTCGTCCTGCGGGGTCTCACCTGTCCCACACGTCCCATAGGAGTCTCACCGTTACCCTCCGCCCCTTGGCCGTATGAGTGTCTCGAAATCACTTCTAGAATATGCAGTTATTCAGCTTGATGGGAGTATAAGGATAAAACTCCCATGCCCAGGTATCTGATATCCTGGGAGCTTGATACAGGGCGCTTTATGCTTATAACAGTAGTATAGTGGAAGACAATCCATCTTGGTAAAGGGGTTCGTTTCTCACATTCATCGAATGGGGTGGTCGGGAAGCTGCGAGACTCCCGCGGGAATGGATTGGCTGGCGAGACCCCACAGAGCGGAGCTCGAGGAGGCTTGCCGTCATCCCCGCAGGAAAGCGAGCGGCTTCCCAACCACCCCTAACGCTCATTACGGCAACGAACCACGGAAACATCTCGAAACTGAGTCTTCAACTGAAGGGAGCTTTTATTGAAATCTTAGTTTCGGAACTTCTATGTAATATTCCTTCTCGTTTCACCATGCGGATTCCCTTTTTCAGAAGGGAGGAAAACCCTTTTTCAATGAAAATGCACATAATTTTTTCACCACTGACACATACTCTCGATAAATTCATGTTATCTTTCGAGTAGGTCTATGAATATCTTAATAACAGAATGGTCACTAGCTCATTTGACGTACAAACCCTTTCTTTTGAAAAATTTAAGGAGTTGGCTACTGTGAACCAATCCCATGTGTTTCAAAACCTCACCCATAAAAAGATGAAGTTTGAAGAAGTGTTTTCCCATATACTAACGTTTATGAAAAGTGATCCGATTGGGGATTACAAGCTCATGATGGGAACCGATTCCCAAGTTCATCCCTCCCACACCCTGTTCATTACCGGCATCGTCATCCAACGAGTTGGAAAAGGGGCCTGAGCCTGTTTCCGTAAAGAAGTGGTCCACAGAGAAATGACTACCCTGCATGAACGTATTTCCTACGAGACATCATTAACGGAACAAGTGGCTTCCTTATTTACGGAAGAAAAGAAGAATACCCTCATCGAAGTTGTTCTCCCTTATATCTATAAAGGGGCAACGTTTACAATTGAAGGACACATTGATATCGGGAGTGGAGAGCGAAACAGGACAAGAGTCTATGTAAATGAAATGATGGCCAGAATCGAGTCGCTTGGAATGGAAGCGAAGATTAAACCGGATTCCATTGTCGCAAGTAGTTACGCCAATCGATATACAAAGTAGTGGGCGGTGATTGTTGATGTATCAAAAGGCCGTTACCTCTTGTGTGTTAGGAATGATGTCCACTTTTCTTCCTTTTGTCGGTATCATTCTTGGATGGATCGGTCTCTCTTTGGCAAATAAAGCTCTCGTTGAACTCTCCACAGACGCCCCAGGATACCGGTTCGCCTTAGGGGGGAAGGTATGTAGCATCGTTGGGCTTTGCCTGCAGTCTTGTATCCTTATCTTTATCCTTGCTGCCTATTTCTTTTTCATGAACCTGAATCTTTTTATGTAAAATAAAAAAGCGTCCCCTAAAAACGGAGAGGACGCTTTTTTCTTACGCATTTATTTTTTTCAATTCTCCAAGTACGTCAGATGGCTCGGCTCGATCTTTGTAGTCCGCCTTCGTATAGTCATACACAATCGTACCATCTGTATCAATAATATAAGTTGCGGAGACAGGCAGAGTCCATGTCTCATCGCCATTATGTTTATCCACGTGCAACCCTTTATCTTTGTACACATCTACAAGATAATCTGGTAATTGGTACACCAAATTGTATTGATTGGCCACTTCATTCCCAACGTCGCTCAGTACGTGATAGTTGAGTTCATTTTTTTCATGGGTGGTCAATGACTGATCGGGAGTTTGAGGGCTGATTGCCATTAATTCAGCTCCTTGTCCATGAATCTCATCTAAAATCTGCTGATAGGCTCTCAATTCCATGTTGCAGTAAGGGCACCAGCCTCCGCGGTAAAAAGTAAGGACGACTGGACCACTTTTCAATTGTTCATACAGTTCGACCGTTTTTCCTTTCGCGTCAGGTAAATTAAAGTTTGGCGCTTTCTCACCTGTAGACAAACCATCTCCATCATCCGAAGATTCAAGTTCATCAATCGCCTTCTTCATTTTTTCATGGATTTCATCAGGAGTTGCTTTCTTGAATTTTTCAATGTAATCATGATAATGCTTTCTCATTTCTGTCTTCATGAAAAAACTCCTTTTTCAGTGGATTCACTTTTCATTATATAGAGTTTCGACACTCGAAGAAAATGATTTGCTTTCTCTCGTCATCCATAAAGCCAGCCCAACAGCTAAGAGTCCTGCTGTTAATTTACCCAGCAATACTGGAAAAATCATATCCTTTTCGACACTCGCTACGAAGGCGAAATGACTGCCGATGACGAACGCTCCACTCACGGCAAACGCAGCGTTGACCGTTTTTCCTCGTTCATCCATATCTTTCATCGTCGCTAACATAGGGAGGTGATGCGCCGTGGAAGCAATCAATCCTGTTATAGATGTAGAATTCATGCCTAATCTATCACTCAGTCGTCCTATCCACCTCTCTCCCCGCTGATTAATGAAAGCAACAAGGGGATAAGCGCCTGCTAATGTAACGGTAATCCTTCCAACGATGACCATCCCTTCAGATAAAGGTGCCATCCCCGGGAGGACAACGAACCCTGTTAATGATTCAATGATTATAAGTGCGAGACCAGTGATAATTATGATTTCAATGGTTTTTCCGAAATAAGAAAATAACCGGATGGTTACGTTCGTGAACAACCACAAACCTGCCCCAATACAGACGGAAAGAAGAATAGCTGGTGTTAAATTCCGTAACATCCATACCACTTCATATCCTGCCACAGCCCCACCGACAAAGCATCCGATCGGAACCGTAACCAAACCAGCTAAAATTCCTCTTGAAAAGAAAGGACGATCCTCTTTCTTCACAATCGTAAGCGCAACAGGAATTGTGAAAACAAGCGTCGGTCCCATCATCGTACCGAGGAGGGCCCAGGAAAAGGTGGCCGCTTCCTCTTCTAAGGCTAAGGATTCCGCCAGAGAGTAGGCTCCCATGTCAATAGCAAGCATCATGGATGCAAACATCGACGGATCCGCTCCAAACCATAAAAACACGGGACGGATGGCAGGCGCCAACAACTGGGACAGTACAGGTGCGAGGGAGATGATCCCTACCATCGAAAGAGCCAGTGGGCCCATCATCATAAACGCTTCGTAAAACCGCCATCCAAGGGACAGGCGGTGATTAAGCACGTAGTAATCAAGTGCTCCCAATACCATGAAGAAACACATGACAATCAAGATAGCGTCATTAACCCACAAAAGCCCAGCCCCTTCCTTTTTTGAATCTATGTTTACGGCCACTTCAACATAGGGTAGAAGTTTTTCTATAATGGTTTACTCGCCATTTCCTATTGGACGCTGCCATAGCCTTTCAATATTTTTAAAAAGGGGAATAAGAAATGGTACAAGCTCTGTTCATCGCTGCGGTTATTTTCATTGCAGCAAATCTCGTTTATTTTTTCACAAATAAAACATACAGAAAAAGCTACTTCAGCACAGCCCTATTCTTTCAATTATTTTTTGTTCTCACAGGTGTATTAGTGGGGTTTACGCTCCTTTACTATCTGCTGTCTTTAGATGAAGTCATTCTGGTTACTAGTTTATCATCCCGGGACCCTGTCGACCCAACCTTTTTGGACTTGCTTTACTTCAGTGGGGAAACATTGTTGAGCGTAGGTTATGGGGACATGCTGCCTGTTGGGATGGCCCGATTTTTTGCTTTGCTTGAATCAGGAATCGGCATCCTTCTCCCTACGGCCTATTTCTTAAAAGCGATGGATACGTCCAGGCAAAGCGAAGATTAAATATTAAAAGGACCCTTGTGAAAGGGTCCTTTTAGTTATCCAATGGAGCATGCAGCAGAGCCATGCTTTTGTAAATATTTCTGGTGATGCTCTTCTGCTTCATAAAAAGTTGTTGCTTCTTCTACTTCTGTAACGATTGGGCGTTTAAAAATCCCTTTTTCTTCCCATTCTTTGATTTTTTCTTCAGCAATGTATTTCTGGCTTGCATCCGAATGGAAAATGACAGAACGATATTGGTGACCAACATCGATTCCCTGCTTGTTGCGGGATGTCGGATCGTGGGCTTCAAAGAATATATTCACTAGTTCTGCATAAGTGATGACCGTTGGATCATAGTTCACTTTGACAGATTCCGCGTGTCCACTCTTTCCTGCTTTGACCTGTTCATATGTCGGGTTCTCCAGATGGCCGCCAATGTAACCGACCTTCGTTTCTGTCACCCCTTCGAATTTTTCAAAAAATGCTTCTACTCCCCAAAAACATCCTGCACCGAAAATAGCGGTTGCCATTTAACATCTTTCCTTTCCCTTAACGCAACTTCTATCGAGAGCCTTGACGGTTATGGTGCTTACACGAAAAGACCCCTTTTCTTATCCAGTAAGAAAAGGGGTCGCTAATATCCGCACGATCCTCTCATCTCTTAGAATGTTGATACATTCTACAGGAATTGGCACCGTTCTCGTCAATCCGTAGATTGATTCGATGGTTGCCGGGCATCAAAGGGCCAGTCCCTCCGCCTCTCTGGATAAGAAGTTTCCGTTATTTATTTTTTGTTAGTACCCATAGTACTACGTATTTGTAACGAAGTAAAGGATAACAGATTAAAAAATTCTATTGAATGCACATTGAGTTCTTCTTTGAGTTCATTATATTCAGACCTTAACATGCTCATGCCTGTCTGTAAAAAAATCCGCTCTAGCTCAGCTCTGCCCCGTCGTGTAAACTTCCTCGAAAGGCTGGACAATGACAAATCCATCACCTTCAAACTCCATTTGAATCGATTCGCCGCTTCCCCTGCCGATGAGTGTCTTGAAGCTGATGTCCGTTTTGAAATTCGGCTCTAAGTGCCCGGACCACGCCACAGTAGCATGCGGGTCTGTAATGACAGGTTCACCAGGACGTACGAGCAGCGTCAACGGTTCATAGTGCGAAGTAATCGCGACGCGCCCACTCCCGCTGAGGGTTACGTTGAACAACCCACCTGAAACCATACCGGCTACTTTTTTCATCAGTTTGATATCCCAGTCAATGCTTGGTTCAAAGGCAAGAAGATCGTTGCCATTCACCGTAATCGTTTCATTATCCAGGTCAAAAATAGTAATCTTTTTGCCCTGATCGGCAAGGTAAAGTCGCCCGCGACCAGTGGCCTTCATTAAAGAACTCCCTTCACCGGTCATGGCTTTTTTAAATAAACGACCGACGCCATGCTCGAGGATTCCTTCTCTTTCAAATTTAATGTTCCCATTATAAGAAATCATCGCTCCTGCTTTTGCCCACACTTGATCGAGGAGGTTTACCTCAAGAATTCTCGGGGTCTCCAGCTCAAAATAATCATTCTCTGATTCATCCTGTTTCGTTTTTCTAATAAATTCATCAATAGAGTAGTCGCTCATTGTATGTTCCTCCTAATCATATTCTATAGTTATTTATGCTTCCTCATTGCTTCTATACCACGATGGATCAAAATCGAGTCCTAAAGTTTACGTATCTGTAACTCAGTGGAAATGATTAAAACAGCCTTCGTAATTTTCTATTCAATAAACGCAAATTAATCCCTACTTTAAAATATACATTTTACTGTTCCTCTAGATGCTTTTCAAACCAATCCAGCACCTCAGGAGCATACTCTTTGAAATGCAGCCTCAGGCCGTGATCTCCATTTTCATATTCGACATACCGATGGAGATCATGATTACTTTCCATCAAGTTTGCGAACATTCGCGCTTGTTCAACCGGGACTGTCTGATCCCTTTCCCCGTGAAGCATTAAGGTTGGGACATCAATATCCTCCACCCAATTGATTGGAGCAAGCTCACGATACCAGCTTTGGTCTCCCCCTGGTTCCCCCATTAAATGTTCGATTTGTTTTTGAACAGGTTCTGGTTGTGTTACATACAGCTGCTTCAAGTCGGTAATGCCTCCAATTACAGCGACTGCATTAACCTCTATGTCTTCTTGAACGGCTAGGAAACTCATCCACCCGCCACGGGAATATCCGAGCATAACGGTTCGCTCTTCATCGACATGGTCAAGCTCGGTACCCACCTTCTTTAAATCCAGAACATCCCGGACAAAGTCTTTCCTTTTCGTTGGCTCAAACTTTTCTTCTGCATTTTCCCTGTAGTGAGTCGCTAGTACAACATACCC
This window harbors:
- the msrA gene encoding peptide-methionine (S)-S-oxide reductase MsrA, with the translated sequence MATAIFGAGCFWGVEAFFEKFEGVTETKVGYIGGHLENPTYEQVKAGKSGHAESVKVNYDPTVITYAELVNIFFEAHDPTSRNKQGIDVGHQYRSVIFHSDASQKYIAEEKIKEWEEKGIFKRPIVTEVEEATTFYEAEEHHQKYLQKHGSAACSIG
- the proC gene encoding pyrroline-5-carboxylate reductase, producing MIKQTIAFLGAGSMAEAMISGMVESGNIPAENIIVTNRSNQERLNKINHKYGVRTVLKDELNFAEVDQFILAMKPKDIDAVLADLKDKLTANQVLVSVLAGISTSYMEERLNEGQQVIRVMPNTSSMLRESATAITPGRFADMNNVLVAKELLKSIGEVFVIEEDKMDVFTGIAGSGPAYFYYLMEHIEETGRAEGMDRETLREIGAQTLLGAAKMMLERDESPTELRENVTSPNGTTAAGLNALNEAGGGHAISEAIRGAASRSKELSKELEGLLVGSK
- a CDS encoding ion channel translates to MVQALFIAAVIFIAANLVYFFTNKTYRKSYFSTALFFQLFFVLTGVLVGFTLLYYLLSLDEVILVTSLSSRDPVDPTFLDLLYFSGETLLSVGYGDMLPVGMARFFALLESGIGILLPTAYFLKAMDTSRQSED
- the argS gene encoding arginine--tRNA ligase; this translates as MEKQILALQIAHILGEEYPREWVQQQIETPKQSSHGDLAFPCFPLAKTLKKSPHLIAEDVSSHLKHPIFKKVQTVGGYVNIFLDQGFVADHTLNQFYQDPEAYGAHEFGNGKTVVLDMSAPNIAKPFSMGHLRSTVIGNALSNLAQKCGYETVKINYIGDYGTQFGKLLAAYLKWGKEESLKHNPIQELTRVYVKFHHASKEDPSFIEEGREWFKKLEDNDEEAVALWKWFKAVSLEEFEKIYNLLGITFDLTRGEAYYNDKMDTTIDMLQEKGMLEKSEGAQVVRLDEEELPPCLIRKSNGTTIYATRDLTAAIDRKQTYDFDEALYVVGHEQTLHFQQIKHVLKKAGFAWADQLKHISFGMMLQDGKKMSTRQGKTVLLEQALQEAISQAANNIKEKNPELKDAEKVAEQVGVGAVIFHDLKHDRRNDVEFSLEDMLTFEGHTAPYLQYTHARTVSLLEKGNFNPNHPVTDVHAESAWPLIKTIRLFPEVIEKAYKEYDPSKLARHLLDVARHFNSFYAHTKVIGSEEEQALLTLIYAVNYQLKEGLSILGIQAPENM
- a CDS encoding alpha/beta hydrolase family protein; protein product: MKKLLGAFLVFLCFIGAVVFFVGAKEDNILLSQEEVEIGVPGVTGYSITYDSSGIEIPGLWVEPDDIDGTLPLLIHNRGGVGESALTDAEELKNLSYWAKQGYVVLATHYRENAEEKFEPTKRKDFVRDVLDLKKVGTELDHVDEERTVMLGYSRGGWMSFLAVQEDIEVNAVAVIGGITDLKQLYVTQPEPVQKQIEHLMGEPGGDQSWYRELAPINWVEDIDVPTLMLHGERDQTVPVEQARMFANLMESNHDLHRYVEYENGDHGLRLHFKEYAPEVLDWFEKHLEEQ
- a CDS encoding thioredoxin family protein, which gives rise to MESVNTIEELQGFVHEHPLSIVYVSRPGCSVCHGLLPQVENLLKDYPEIVSRHVDADKIPQVAGEFSVMTVPAVLIYSEGKELFRKARFVPIGELNQQLAKLNHFINEK
- a CDS encoding AAA family ATPase encodes the protein MGEILRRIPSLDEGKRFVLGIDGLSRSGKTTLTEKIEKELQKSSFPVVTYHIDDYVVEREKRYNTGYEQWYEYYFLQWDVKALKEDLFKALVKENRLVIVEGVFLQREEWRSFFDFVVYVQCPREERFLREREETRKNIDKFKERYWKAEDYYIETVEPERQANFIVKSTS
- the eutH gene encoding ethanolamine utilization protein EutH; amino-acid sequence: MWVNDAILIVMCFFMVLGALDYYVLNHRLSLGWRFYEAFMMMGPLALSMVGIISLAPVLSQLLAPAIRPVFLWFGADPSMFASMMLAIDMGAYSLAESLALEEEAATFSWALLGTMMGPTLVFTIPVALTIVKKEDRPFFSRGILAGLVTVPIGCFVGGAVAGYEVVWMLRNLTPAILLSVCIGAGLWLFTNVTIRLFSYFGKTIEIIIITGLALIIIESLTGFVVLPGMAPLSEGMVIVGRITVTLAGAYPLVAFINQRGERWIGRLSDRLGMNSTSITGLIASTAHHLPMLATMKDMDERGKTVNAAFAVSGAFVIGSHFAFVASVEKDMIFPVLLGKLTAGLLAVGLALWMTRESKSFSSSVETLYNEK
- a CDS encoding AIM24 family protein; this encodes MSDYSIDEFIRKTKQDESENDYFELETPRILEVNLLDQVWAKAGAMISYNGNIKFEREGILEHGVGRLFKKAMTGEGSSLMKATGRGRLYLADQGKKITIFDLDNETITVNGNDLLAFEPSIDWDIKLMKKVAGMVSGGLFNVTLSGSGRVAITSHYEPLTLLVRPGEPVITDPHATVAWSGHLEPNFKTDISFKTLIGRGSGESIQMEFEGDGFVIVQPFEEVYTTGQS
- a CDS encoding peroxiredoxin-like family protein; this translates as MKTEMRKHYHDYIEKFKKATPDEIHEKMKKAIDELESSDDGDGLSTGEKAPNFNLPDAKGKTVELYEQLKSGPVVLTFYRGGWCPYCNMELRAYQQILDEIHGQGAELMAISPQTPDQSLTTHEKNELNYHVLSDVGNEVANQYNLVYQLPDYLVDVYKDKGLHVDKHNGDETWTLPVSATYIIDTDGTIVYDYTKADYKDRAEPSDVLGELKKINA